From one Culex quinquefasciatus strain JHB chromosome 3, VPISU_Cqui_1.0_pri_paternal, whole genome shotgun sequence genomic stretch:
- the LOC119770338 gene encoding uncharacterized protein LOC119770338, producing MGLKSFRTVGLVYAVLCFFCSCYGVIAGFKLLIQQEFYCGHLECGNGSDAALISLVLQILLLTLSAIFSVFIKVGIEDTVPDHVATYRVFILMRNIVFTIQLTYEVVQLMIQQLSGDRSPETQQLLQLSSALLLSISIVAGVELWVVDGVQRYVDRMDAIERHDNTVV from the exons ATGGGTCTTAAGTCATTCCGGACGGTCGGATTAGTGTACGCGGTGCTGTGCTTTTTCTGCTCTTGCTATGGAGTCATTGCTGGCTTCAAGTTGCTGATCCAGCAGGAGTTCTATTGTGGTCACCTGGAGTGTGGAAACG GATCTGACGCAGCTCTCATTTCACTGGTATTACAGATCTTACTGCTGACACTGTCAGCGATTTTCTCAGTATTCATCAAAGTTGGAATCGAAGAT ACTGTCCCAGATCACGTCGCAACCTACCGCGTGTTCATCCTGATGCGAAACATCGTCTTCACGATCCAGCTGACGTACGAGGTGGTCCAGCTGATGATCCAGCAGCTCAGCGGAGATCGGTCGCCCGAGACGCAGCAACTCCTCCAGCTGTCCAGTGCACTGCTGCTGAGCATTTCGA TTGTTGCCGGCGTCGAGCTGTGGGTGGTCGATGGAGTGCAGCGGTACGTCGATCGGATGGATGCCATCGAGCGTCACGACAACACGGTGGTGTAA